In Gemmatimonadetes bacterium T265, one DNA window encodes the following:
- a CDS encoding 2-oxoglutarate dehydrogenase E1 component: MTATAITSVFNDAYIAEVYEAYRRDPASVDASWRQFFGMAESMAGLVRPGAADEASGGGAADAAADAELLRKTAAAAALVHAIRENGHLAVALDPLGSAPPGARELTPEFHGIGEGDLAAVPAAALGFADGRFATAADVVAMLRRRYSGTLGIEYSHLTTDAEREWFRRTLRDERLTAPLSADEKRAVLARLTEVDGLERFLGFAFQGKKRFSIEGTDALVPMLDEAIAQAAARGAREVAIGMAHRGRLNVLVHVLGKPYEALFAEFEGRHADPASDTETGDVKYHMGYDGQRAVAGREVAVTLAPNPSHLEFVGAVIDGEARAKQRVEGAPWERDEARVLPIAVHGDAAFMGEGVVAESLNMYRLRGYRVGGTLHIITNNQVGFTTDPTDSRSTHYASDLAKGFDIPVLHVNGDDAEACVIAVRLATAYRAEFAKDVLIDLVGYRRWGHNETDEPAFTQPALYDAIRAHPTPRQVWGDRLVRDGVLAAADVERIDGETRARFQAAYERAKQGAAHAEATPTGHANGAEADGAGAETAVPAERLVALQAELLAYPDGFQPHPKLAKILERRAAALGEKGGIEWGQAEQLAFASLVTEGVSVRLTGQDAERGTFGHRNAVLHDPRDGRTYTPLANLRGRRGAFEVYNSPLTETAVMAFDYGFSVAAPDALTLWEGQYGDFVNVAQTIIDQFLVADRAKWGQDSGLVLLLPHGYEGGGPEHSSARLERFLQLAAEDNMTVAYPGTPAQYFHVLRAQARRAPRRPLVLMQPKSLLRLPAAASRLAELSEGAWQPVVDRGALDGRDARSVRRVVLCTAKTFYDLTQQDVPSAVAVVRVDQLYPFPADELRAVLARYAGAREVVWAQEEPQNMGAWAFVAPRLTGLLGTAAGGTRLRYTGRPERASPAEGYESAHKAEQARIVAEALAVPDDAVDGEATTSPVEVEAASG; the protein is encoded by the coding sequence ATGACAGCGACCGCGATCACGAGCGTCTTCAACGACGCGTACATCGCCGAGGTCTACGAGGCGTACCGCCGCGACCCGGCCTCCGTCGACGCCTCCTGGCGCCAGTTCTTCGGCATGGCCGAGTCGATGGCCGGGCTGGTGCGTCCCGGGGCGGCGGACGAGGCGAGCGGCGGCGGCGCGGCGGACGCCGCGGCGGACGCGGAACTCCTGCGCAAGACGGCCGCGGCGGCCGCGCTCGTCCACGCGATCCGGGAGAACGGGCACCTCGCGGTGGCGCTCGACCCGTTAGGCAGCGCGCCCCCCGGGGCGCGGGAGCTGACGCCCGAGTTCCACGGCATTGGCGAGGGCGACCTGGCCGCGGTGCCCGCCGCCGCGCTCGGCTTCGCCGACGGCCGGTTCGCGACCGCGGCGGACGTCGTCGCGATGCTCCGCCGGCGCTACTCCGGCACGCTCGGGATCGAGTACTCGCACCTGACGACCGACGCGGAGCGCGAGTGGTTCCGCCGCACGCTGCGCGACGAGCGGCTGACCGCGCCGCTGAGCGCGGACGAGAAGCGGGCGGTGCTCGCACGGCTTACCGAGGTCGACGGCCTCGAGCGCTTCCTGGGCTTCGCGTTCCAGGGCAAGAAGCGCTTCTCGATCGAGGGCACCGACGCGCTCGTCCCGATGCTCGACGAGGCGATCGCGCAGGCGGCGGCGCGCGGCGCGCGCGAGGTCGCGATCGGCATGGCGCACCGCGGGCGGCTCAACGTCCTCGTGCACGTGTTGGGCAAGCCGTACGAGGCGCTCTTCGCGGAGTTCGAGGGGCGGCACGCCGACCCGGCGAGCGACACCGAGACGGGGGACGTGAAGTACCACATGGGCTACGATGGCCAACGCGCGGTCGCCGGGCGCGAGGTCGCCGTGACGCTCGCGCCGAACCCGAGCCACCTCGAGTTCGTCGGCGCGGTGATCGACGGCGAGGCCCGCGCGAAGCAGCGCGTCGAGGGGGCGCCCTGGGAGCGCGACGAGGCGCGCGTGCTGCCCATCGCGGTGCACGGCGACGCCGCGTTCATGGGCGAGGGGGTCGTGGCCGAGTCGCTCAACATGTACCGGCTGCGCGGCTACCGCGTGGGCGGCACGCTCCACATCATCACCAACAACCAGGTCGGCTTCACGACCGACCCGACGGACTCGCGCTCGACGCACTACGCGAGCGACCTCGCGAAGGGCTTCGACATCCCGGTGCTGCACGTGAACGGCGACGACGCCGAGGCGTGCGTGATCGCGGTGCGGCTCGCGACGGCGTACCGCGCGGAGTTCGCGAAGGACGTGCTGATCGACCTCGTCGGCTACCGGCGCTGGGGGCACAACGAGACCGACGAGCCGGCGTTCACGCAGCCGGCGCTCTACGACGCCATCCGCGCGCACCCGACGCCGCGCCAGGTGTGGGGCGATCGCCTGGTGCGCGACGGGGTGCTCGCGGCCGCGGACGTCGAGCGGATCGACGGGGAGACGCGCGCGCGCTTCCAGGCCGCGTACGAGCGCGCCAAGCAGGGCGCGGCGCACGCGGAGGCGACGCCGACCGGGCACGCGAACGGCGCGGAGGCGGACGGCGCCGGCGCGGAGACGGCGGTCCCGGCCGAGCGGCTCGTCGCGCTGCAGGCCGAGCTCCTCGCGTACCCCGACGGGTTCCAGCCGCACCCCAAGCTGGCGAAGATCCTCGAGCGGCGCGCCGCCGCGTTAGGCGAGAAGGGCGGCATCGAGTGGGGGCAGGCGGAACAGCTCGCGTTCGCGTCGCTCGTCACGGAGGGCGTGAGCGTGCGACTGACGGGCCAGGACGCGGAGCGCGGGACGTTCGGCCACCGGAACGCGGTGCTGCACGATCCGCGCGACGGGCGCACGTACACGCCGCTCGCCAACCTGCGCGGGCGGCGGGGCGCGTTCGAGGTCTACAACTCGCCGCTGACCGAGACGGCGGTGATGGCGTTCGACTACGGGTTCTCCGTGGCCGCGCCGGACGCGCTGACGCTCTGGGAGGGGCAGTACGGCGACTTCGTGAACGTCGCGCAGACGATCATCGACCAGTTCCTCGTCGCCGACCGGGCGAAGTGGGGGCAGGACTCGGGGCTCGTGCTGCTGCTGCCGCACGGCTACGAGGGGGGCGGGCCGGAGCACTCCTCGGCGCGGCTCGAGCGGTTCCTGCAGCTCGCCGCGGAGGACAACATGACCGTGGCGTATCCGGGCACGCCCGCGCAGTACTTCCACGTGCTGCGCGCCCAGGCGCGTCGCGCGCCGCGCCGGCCGCTCGTGCTGATGCAGCCCAAGTCGCTGCTCCGGCTGCCGGCCGCCGCGTCGCGGCTCGCCGAGTTGAGCGAGGGCGCGTGGCAGCCCGTGGTCGACCGCGGGGCGCTCGACGGCCGGGACGCGCGGTCCGTTAGGCGCGTCGTGCTCTGCACGGCCAAGACCTTCTACGACCTCACGCAGCAGGACGTGCCGTCGGCGGTCGCCGTCGTGCGCGTGGACCAGCTGTACCCGTTCCCGGCGGACGAGCTGCGCGCGGTGCTGGCGCGGTACGCGGGAGCCCGCGAGGTGGTGTGGGCGCAGGAGGAGCCGCAGAACATGGGCGCGTGGGCGTTCGTCGCGCCGCGGCTCACCGGGCTGCTCGGGACGGCCGCCGGCGGGACGCGGCTGCGCTACACCGGGCGGCCCGAGCGGGCGAGCCCGGCCGAGGGGTACGAGTCCGCGCACAAGGCGGAGCAGGCGCGGATCGTGGCCGAGGCGCTCGCGGTGCCGGACGACGCCGTGGACGGCGAGGCGACGACCTCCCCAGTCGAGGTCGAGGCGGCGAGCGGGTGA
- the greA gene encoding transcription elongation factor GreA: protein MIQELQQKLSAEVEKLQYELNVTLPNEIRTAVEHGDLRENSEYKAALERQQFVQARLGQLRQRLSKLSSVDMTQIPPDKVGLGSRVVVEDERSGARESYSLLLGDSVEMEDGNVSMGSPIGKALLGKAIGETAILKLPASVRRLKVVELQTIHQQA, encoded by the coding sequence ATGATTCAGGAACTCCAACAGAAGCTCTCGGCCGAGGTCGAGAAGCTGCAGTACGAGCTGAACGTCACGCTCCCGAACGAGATCCGCACCGCCGTCGAGCACGGCGACCTGCGCGAGAACAGCGAATACAAGGCGGCCCTCGAACGGCAGCAGTTCGTGCAGGCGCGGCTCGGCCAGCTGCGCCAGCGGCTCAGCAAGCTGTCGTCGGTCGACATGACCCAGATCCCGCCGGACAAGGTCGGCCTCGGCTCACGCGTGGTCGTCGAGGACGAACGTTCGGGGGCCCGCGAGAGCTACAGCCTCCTGCTCGGCGACTCGGTCGAGATGGAGGACGGCAACGTCAGCATGGGCTCGCCGATCGGCAAGGCGCTGCTCGGCAAGGCGATCGGCGAGACCGCGATCCTCAAGCTCCCGGCGAGCGTGCGGCGGCTGAAGGTCGTCGAGCTGCAGACGATCCACCAGCAGGCGTAA
- a CDS encoding GlcNAc-PI de-N-acetylase, translated as MTAVQFRLALFRRVLALAVVSTLAPTLRAQTSTAYEPRGAAELAQLVDGLGMTARVLVVGAHPDDEDTRLVAYLARGRHAETAYLSLTRGDGGQNLIGNELGDALGAIRTEELLAARRIDGGHQYFTRAYDFGFSKTAAETFQHWPHDTVLGDVVRVVRAFRPHVMIAIFSGTPADGHGHHQASGILAREAYDAALDTVRFPVREFGPAWGVGKFYRNTSYRGSETATLRYNAGAYDPVLGRSYAELAAISRSQHKSQGQGGLERKGVSVVSMRREATRVNAGTPADQEHDLFDGIDTTVARLRPPAPALATDSLLRAVAAVEVVFDPRHPERAAPALAHALRLTYAVETAVGLGERAEEHAPTQAGRDAGATVAELSSRISRALEEALGVAVEATAPREVVALGDTVSVSVRVYNRGVRTLRVRLGGDSPGAGEFTSVPPDSVFSALVRWPADVRRRSRTEPYWLERGRAADLFAVAPAMPRTAGDVSWCCVPEAFGPDHDVELQVGTNEGAATFALGAPIKFRYADPVKGDVRRPLAFAPAVSVTLDRPVQYARANVPLDRVVTVHLRSASTVAGTATVRLELPAGLSADSAIRTVTLPGYDARAAVDFRVRGTLRPGRTVIRASAESKGERFTTGYQLVDYDHIRPQRLYRPAETAIHAVDVALPPHASVAYVPGVGDNVAPTLADLGLAVTTLDSTALGTGDLSKYTHVVIGPRAYDANPALAANNARLLDWVRRGGTMVVQYGQYEMTRPGIMPYPITLGRPAQRVTLEDAPVTVLDPSAGVLTAPNRIGAADWAGWVQERSTYMPQTADPRYRTAVAINDPGEAPNPNGILVAPVGRGTYVYVTLAMFRQLPAGVPGAARLTANLLAARAGAVSADAGRPASGR; from the coding sequence ATGACCGCCGTCCAGTTCCGCCTCGCACTCTTCCGGCGGGTGCTCGCGCTCGCCGTCGTGTCGACCCTGGCTCCGACGCTGCGCGCGCAGACCTCGACCGCGTACGAGCCGCGCGGCGCGGCGGAGCTCGCGCAACTCGTCGACGGTTTGGGGATGACGGCGCGCGTGCTCGTCGTCGGCGCGCACCCGGACGACGAGGACACGCGGCTGGTCGCCTACCTCGCGCGCGGGCGGCACGCGGAGACGGCCTACCTCTCGCTCACGCGCGGCGACGGCGGGCAGAACCTGATCGGGAACGAGCTCGGCGATGCGTTAGGCGCGATCCGGACGGAGGAGCTGCTCGCCGCACGGCGGATCGACGGGGGGCACCAGTACTTCACGCGCGCGTACGATTTCGGGTTCTCGAAGACGGCCGCGGAGACGTTCCAGCACTGGCCGCACGACACCGTGCTGGGCGACGTGGTGCGCGTGGTGCGGGCGTTCCGGCCGCACGTGATGATCGCGATCTTCTCGGGGACGCCCGCGGACGGACACGGGCACCACCAGGCGAGCGGGATCCTGGCGCGCGAGGCGTACGACGCGGCGCTGGACACGGTGCGGTTCCCGGTCCGCGAGTTCGGGCCGGCGTGGGGCGTCGGGAAGTTCTACCGCAACACGAGCTACCGCGGGAGCGAGACGGCGACGCTGCGCTACAACGCCGGCGCGTACGACCCGGTGTTAGGCAGGAGCTACGCGGAGCTCGCGGCGATCAGCCGGTCGCAGCACAAGTCGCAGGGGCAGGGTGGGCTGGAGCGGAAGGGCGTGTCGGTCGTGAGCATGCGGCGCGAGGCGACGCGGGTGAACGCGGGCACGCCGGCGGACCAGGAGCACGACCTGTTCGACGGGATCGACACGACGGTCGCGCGCCTGCGGCCGCCCGCTCCCGCGCTCGCCACGGATTCCCTCCTGCGCGCCGTCGCGGCGGTGGAGGTGGTGTTCGACCCGCGGCACCCGGAGCGCGCGGCGCCTGCGCTCGCTCATGCCCTGCGGTTGACTTACGCGGTTGAAACCGCCGTCGGGCTCGGCGAACGGGCTGAGGAGCACGCGCCGACGCAGGCGGGCCGCGACGCCGGCGCAACGGTCGCCGAACTGTCCTCCCGGATCTCCCGGGCGCTCGAGGAAGCGTTGGGCGTCGCGGTCGAAGCGACGGCTCCCCGCGAGGTCGTCGCACTCGGCGACACGGTCTCGGTGAGCGTGCGCGTGTACAACCGGGGCGTGCGGACGCTGCGCGTCCGTCTCGGGGGCGATTCTCCGGGGGCCGGCGAGTTCACCTCGGTCCCGCCGGACAGTGTGTTCTCGGCGCTGGTGCGCTGGCCGGCCGACGTGCGGCGTCGGTCACGCACCGAGCCGTACTGGCTCGAACGCGGACGCGCGGCGGACCTGTTCGCCGTCGCGCCCGCGATGCCGCGGACGGCGGGCGACGTGAGCTGGTGCTGTGTTCCCGAAGCGTTCGGGCCGGACCACGACGTCGAACTGCAGGTGGGGACGAATGAAGGTGCCGCAACGTTCGCGCTCGGCGCGCCGATCAAATTCCGGTATGCGGACCCGGTCAAGGGGGACGTCCGTCGTCCGCTGGCCTTTGCGCCTGCGGTTTCCGTCACGCTCGACCGCCCGGTGCAGTACGCGCGCGCCAACGTTCCGCTCGACCGCGTGGTGACGGTGCACCTTCGTTCGGCGTCGACCGTCGCGGGCACGGCGACGGTTAGACTCGAACTCCCGGCTGGGTTGTCCGCGGATTCTGCCATCCGCACGGTGACGCTTCCCGGCTACGACGCGCGCGCCGCCGTCGACTTCCGCGTGCGCGGCACCCTCCGCCCCGGCCGCACGGTGATCCGCGCCTCCGCCGAGTCAAAAGGCGAGCGCTTCACGACGGGCTACCAACTCGTCGACTACGACCACATCCGCCCGCAGCGCCTCTACCGCCCGGCCGAGACCGCGATCCACGCCGTCGACGTCGCCCTGCCCCCGCACGCGAGCGTCGCCTACGTCCCCGGGGTCGGCGACAACGTCGCGCCGACGCTCGCCGACCTGGGGCTGGCGGTGACGACCCTCGACTCGACCGCGTTAGGCACCGGCGACCTCTCGAAGTACACGCACGTCGTGATCGGCCCGCGCGCGTACGACGCGAACCCCGCGCTCGCGGCCAACAACGCGCGGCTGCTCGACTGGGTGCGGCGCGGCGGGACGATGGTCGTGCAGTACGGGCAGTACGAGATGACGCGGCCGGGGATCATGCCGTACCCGATCACCCTCGGCCGTCCCGCGCAGCGCGTGACCCTCGAGGACGCGCCGGTGACCGTGCTCGATCCGTCGGCGGGCGTGCTCACCGCGCCCAACCGCATCGGCGCCGCGGACTGGGCGGGGTGGGTGCAGGAGCGGTCCACGTACATGCCGCAGACCGCGGACCCGCGCTACCGGACGGCGGTCGCGATCAACGACCCGGGCGAGGCGCCCAACCCCAACGGCATCCTCGTCGCGCCGGTGGGGCGCGGGACGTACGTGTACGTCACCCTCGCGATGTTCCGACAGCTGCCGGCCGGCGTGCCCGGCGCGGCGCGGCTGACGGCAAACCTGCTCGCCGCGCGGGCCGGCGCGGTGAGCGCCGACGCCGGGCGGCCGGCGTCCGGGCGTTAG
- a CDS encoding SET domain-containing protein-lysine N-methyltransferase, giving the protein MSAAGVARAPGDEVPAGAPFVLGPSPMHGTGAFAARPIPAGTRLVEYAGERITPAEADRRYPNTPGVAHHTQLFAIDGPDGDEVIVDAAVGGNVARFINHSCAPNCDALVEDGRIWITTVRDVAPGEELAYDYAFVLDERHTPAAKRRYPCRCGAATCRGTMLANKR; this is encoded by the coding sequence GTGAGCGCGGCCGGCGTCGCCCGCGCGCCGGGCGACGAGGTCCCGGCCGGCGCGCCGTTCGTGTTAGGCCCCTCGCCGATGCACGGGACCGGCGCGTTCGCCGCGCGCCCGATCCCGGCTGGGACGCGGCTCGTCGAGTACGCGGGCGAGCGCATCACGCCCGCCGAGGCGGACCGCCGCTACCCGAACACGCCGGGCGTCGCGCACCACACGCAACTCTTCGCGATCGACGGGCCCGACGGCGACGAGGTGATCGTCGACGCCGCCGTCGGCGGGAACGTCGCGCGCTTCATCAACCACTCGTGCGCGCCCAACTGCGACGCGCTGGTCGAGGACGGGCGGATCTGGATCACGACGGTCCGCGACGTCGCCCCGGGCGAGGAGCTGGCGTACGACTACGCGTTCGTCCTTGACGAGCGGCATACCCCGGCGGCGAAGCGACGCTACCCGTGTCGCTGCGGCGCGGCGACCTGCCGCGGGACGATGCTGGCGAACAAGCGTTGA
- the ndh gene encoding NADH dehydrogenase: protein MPQPTTPAASDGARAHGATAAGANPDGASPAGASADRTSEIAARDAARQANVIAAQLRERDATRRARPRVVIIGGGFAGYHAARNLGDLDVDVTVVDRTNHFLFQPLLYQVATAVLAPTDITIPIRYLLRKHRNIEVIMADVREIDVNARTVYLDDERTPLGYDYLVLAAGARHSYFGHDEWEEDAPGLKTIADAYEIRRRFLFAFEEAEKENDPARRAEWLTFVIIGGGPTGSELAGMIPGTADTFQKDFRKIDTTQTRVLLIEGSPRVLAAYPEELSAKAQQELEQLGVTVRTGAHVTKVTDEAVYIGDERIPTRTVFWGAGNAATPLGKQLGVQVDKAGRVPVQPDLSVAGHPEVFVVGDAAAYVDRGQPVPGVAQGAIQMGRHAARNIRASVEGKERAVFKYWNKGNLATIGRHKGVADLGPHLRFSGYFAWLLWVFVHILYLAGFRNRVSVLIQWGYSYLTYHRGARLISGRMAQRGSTATPSEGPAKEGGMPGGWGSNAPAGTATPAPAGA, encoded by the coding sequence ATGCCTCAGCCGACCACGCCCGCTGCGTCCGACGGCGCCCGCGCCCACGGGGCCACCGCTGCCGGGGCCAACCCCGACGGGGCGAGCCCCGCCGGCGCCAGCGCCGATCGTACGAGCGAGATCGCCGCGCGCGACGCCGCCCGCCAGGCCAACGTCATCGCAGCCCAGCTCCGCGAACGCGACGCCACGCGCCGCGCGCGGCCGCGCGTCGTCATCATCGGCGGCGGCTTCGCCGGCTACCACGCGGCCCGGAACCTCGGCGACCTGGACGTCGACGTCACCGTCGTCGACCGCACCAACCACTTCCTCTTCCAGCCGCTGCTCTACCAGGTGGCGACGGCGGTGCTCGCGCCGACGGATATCACCATCCCGATCCGCTACCTCCTCCGCAAGCACCGGAACATCGAAGTCATCATGGCCGACGTGCGCGAGATCGACGTGAACGCGCGGACGGTCTACCTCGACGACGAGCGCACGCCGCTCGGGTACGACTACCTGGTCCTCGCCGCGGGCGCGCGCCATTCGTACTTCGGCCACGACGAGTGGGAGGAGGACGCGCCGGGGCTCAAGACGATTGCCGACGCGTACGAGATCCGTCGCCGCTTCCTGTTCGCCTTCGAAGAAGCGGAGAAGGAAAACGATCCCGCGCGACGCGCCGAGTGGCTGACCTTCGTGATCATCGGCGGCGGCCCGACGGGCTCCGAGCTCGCCGGCATGATCCCGGGCACGGCGGACACGTTCCAGAAAGACTTCCGGAAGATCGACACGACGCAGACGCGCGTGCTGCTCATCGAGGGCTCCCCGCGCGTGCTCGCCGCCTACCCCGAGGAGCTCTCGGCGAAGGCGCAGCAGGAGCTCGAGCAGCTCGGGGTCACCGTGCGCACCGGCGCGCACGTCACCAAGGTGACCGACGAGGCGGTCTACATCGGCGACGAGCGGATCCCGACGCGCACCGTGTTCTGGGGCGCGGGGAACGCCGCGACGCCGCTCGGCAAGCAACTCGGCGTGCAGGTCGACAAGGCCGGGCGCGTGCCCGTGCAGCCCGATCTCTCGGTCGCGGGGCATCCGGAGGTGTTCGTCGTCGGCGACGCGGCGGCCTACGTGGACCGCGGCCAGCCGGTGCCGGGGGTCGCGCAGGGCGCGATCCAGATGGGGCGCCACGCGGCGCGCAACATCCGCGCGTCGGTCGAGGGGAAGGAGCGCGCCGTCTTCAAGTACTGGAACAAGGGCAACCTCGCGACGATCGGCCGGCACAAGGGCGTCGCGGACCTCGGCCCGCACCTCCGGTTCAGCGGCTACTTCGCGTGGCTGCTGTGGGTGTTCGTGCACATCCTCTACCTGGCCGGGTTCCGCAACCGGGTCTCGGTCCTCATCCAGTGGGGGTACTCGTACCTGACGTACCACCGCGGCGCGCGGCTCATCTCCGGGCGCATGGCCCAGCGCGGGAGTACCGCGACGCCGAGCGAGGGGCCGGCCAAGGAAGGGGGGATGCCCGGCGGGTGGGGGAGCAACGCGCCGGCCGGGACGGCGACGCCCGCCCCGGCGGGCGCCTAA
- a CDS encoding hypothetical protein (frameshifted, insertion at around 2548620, deletion at around 2548656), which produces MLAAARGLERGTLHIGASTTIATYLLPPVIGAFARAHPGVALRLSSMHTGALVPLVRRYEVDVALAEAAVDDPQLAVTRWITDAMVCIAAPTHALARRASAGPLPAASLDDVLLLLREPESGTRDIVLRGLTAAGVVPTPTMAVDGTEVMKHLVAEGLGVGVVSRDAAAEMIALGRLVEVPVRGLPIVRPFNRLAVHGREPSGAARTFLRLLAAEAARRERGPAAAPPTPSPPRRRGSIRPSRVA; this is translated from the coding sequence GTGCTCGCCGCGGCGCGCGGCCTGGAGCGCGGCACGCTGCACATCGGCGCGAGTACGACGATCGCGACATACCTGTTGCCGCCCGTTATCGGCGCGTTCGCCCGGGCGCACCCGGGCGTCGCGCTGCGCCTCTCGTCGATGCACACGGGCGCGCTCGTCCCACTCGTCCGGCGCTACGAGGTGGACGTCGCGCTCGCCGAGGCGGCCGTCGACGACCCGCAGCTGGCCGTGACGCGATGGATCACGGACGCGATGGTCTGTATCGCCGCCCCGACGCACGCGCTCGCGCGCCGGGCCTCCGCCGGGCCGCTCCCCGCCGCGTCCCTCGACGACGTGTTGCTGCTCCTGCGCGAGCCCGAGTCGGGGACGCGGGACATCGTGCTGCGCGGGCTCACGGCGGCCGGGGTTGTCCCGACGCCCACGATGGCGGTTGACGGCACCGAGGTCATGAAGCACCTCGTCGCCGAGGGGCTCGGCGTCGGCGTGGTCTCGCGCGACGCCGCGGCCGAGATGATCGCGCTCGGGCGCCTGGTCGAAGTGCCCGTGCGGGGGCTGCCGATCGTGCGGCCGTTCAACCGGCTCGCCGTGCACGGACGCGAGCCGAGCGGGGCGGCGCGGACGTTCCTCAGGCTGCTGGCGGCTGAGGCGGCACGGCGGGAACGGGGGCCGGCTGCGGCACCGCCGACCCCGTCGCCCCCGCGCAGGCGGGGGTCCATCCGCCCTTCGCGCGTCGCTTAA
- a CDS encoding MBL fold hydrolase: MLVSVHRHGDVTRLVLASAASRLVGYTASVYLAETSAGRLLVDTGPPRAWAALRDYLGALGGGDPARAIRGAFVTHAHEDHAGNAAPLARSGVPLATAAPTRAGIVAVAPIAAYRRLTWGTMPPVPSDAAAFDPAPLVLVPTPGHTGDHHAVWDAERETLYGGDLFLGVQVRIAHPSEDPRALARSLRVAAALRPRRLFDGHRGLIDDPVTALQSKAAWLDDTVGAVERLLDAGWPARRVRDAVLGGESAVGYLSGGEYSRAGFVHAVRRPR, encoded by the coding sequence ATGCTGGTCTCCGTCCACCGCCACGGCGATGTCACGCGGCTCGTCCTCGCGTCCGCGGCGAGTCGACTGGTCGGCTACACGGCGAGCGTGTACCTCGCCGAAACGTCGGCCGGACGGCTGCTGGTCGACACCGGCCCGCCACGCGCCTGGGCCGCACTGCGGGACTACCTCGGCGCGCTCGGCGGCGGTGACCCCGCGCGGGCGATCCGCGGAGCCTTCGTCACGCACGCGCACGAGGACCACGCCGGCAACGCCGCGCCGCTCGCGCGCTCGGGCGTCCCGCTCGCGACGGCCGCCCCGACGCGCGCGGGGATCGTCGCGGTCGCGCCGATCGCGGCGTACCGCCGCCTGACGTGGGGTACGATGCCGCCCGTTCCGTCCGACGCGGCCGCCTTCGACCCCGCGCCGCTCGTGCTCGTCCCGACGCCCGGCCACACCGGCGACCACCACGCCGTGTGGGACGCCGAGCGCGAGACGCTCTACGGCGGCGACCTCTTTCTCGGCGTGCAGGTGCGCATTGCACACCCGAGCGAAGACCCGCGCGCGCTCGCCCGGTCGCTACGCGTGGCGGCCGCGCTCCGCCCGCGGCGCCTCTTCGACGGCCACCGCGGGCTGATCGACGACCCCGTCACCGCGCTGCAGTCGAAGGCGGCGTGGCTCGACGACACCGTCGGCGCGGTCGAGCGCCTGCTCGACGCGGGCTGGCCCGCACGCCGCGTGCGCGACGCCGTGCTCGGCGGTGAGAGTGCGGTCGGCTACCTGAGCGGCGGCGAGTACTCGCGCGCGGGCTTCGTGCACGCCGTCCGCCGCCCGCGGTAG